Genomic window (Flavobacteriales bacterium):
ACATGCGGTGGTTGGTAAAAAGCCAGCCATCGCTGCTGAGGAAATTGGTGCGGGCGAGCGCGGCGCTGATGGTGTCCGGCACGATGTGCAGCGCGCTCATCACCTCCGGGCGCAGCGTGATCCGGTATTCCTTCCGCCGCCCGCCGATGGTGCGCACATCGCTGACGCCCTGCACCTGCGCGAGGTAGGGCCGCACGGTGTACTCCGCGATGAGGTTGAGTTCGATCGCGCTCTTATTTCCTCCGCCGATCACGTAACCCATTACCGGCAGGATGGAGGGATCCATCTTCTCTACCGTGAGCGTAGTGCCCGGCGGCAGCGCGCCGCGCACTTGATCCGTGGCGGCGATCACTTGCTGCTTGGCCAGGTCGATGTCCGTATCCCAGGAGAGAAAGGCGCTGATCTCACAACTACCCCGCCCGGTGACGCTGCGAACGGTCTGCAATGACGGCACCCGCTTGATCGCCGCTTCCAACGGGCGCGTCACGCTCACCATCATCTTCCCGGCGGGTTGCAGGCCGCTGTCCGCGATCACCTTCACCTTCGGGAAGGTGACCTCCGGAAAGAGGGAGGACTGCAGGCGCGTGTAGGTGAACAGGCCGCCCATGAGGACCACCGTGAGCATCACGGCCACGGGGTTCTTGTAGCGGACGAAGAAGTCTTTCATCTCAGCGGGTGATGATCACGTTCGCCGTGTCCGGAAGTCCGTAGCCGCCGGTGAGCAGGAAACGGTCGCCCGTCGCGAAGTGCGGTTCCGTCACCTCTACGCTGTCATGGGTGACGATGCTGCGCTGCACGGGCACTTTTATCGCGGTGCTGTCGTTGGCGAGGCGCATCACCCAGAAGCTGGTCATCTCCTCATTGCCGAGCACGCAGCTCGCGGGAAGGACCTGTGCGCTGGCATGCCGGTCCACCGTGATGCGCACGGTGCCGGTAAGCCCTTCCGGGAATACGGCGGAACCCTTTGGCTTCACCACCCAGCTCTGCGTTTGCGAGGCGGCGTCCATCACCGAAAGCGGTGTTGCGATGACGCCTTCCACGGTGCTGGAATCGGGCAGCGCAATGGTGCAGCCCGCGCCGACATGTACACTTCTCACCAGTTCATAGGGCACCTCCATCACGAAGATGGAGCTGTTGGCGTCGGCGATCACGGCCAGTTGGTCACCATCGCTCACGTAATCGTTCAACAGCTTGTCCACTTGAACAGCAATCCCGCTGGCCGGCGCGTTGATGATGATGTTCCCTTTCACCCGAAAACTGCTGTCGCGCTCGGCCATTCCCGCAAGCGCATCGGCCTCCTTGGTGCGTAGTACGTACAGCATTCTACCCGCCATCACGTGATCACCCAAAGCAATGTTGGCGCGCTCCACACGGCCGTTCACCGTGGAGCGGACGGTGTTCTTTCGCATGAAACGCGCCGTTGCATTGAGCGTCACGGTGTTCTGGATCGACCCGGTCCTCACCTGCGTCACGGTCACCGGCGTGCGGCTGTCGGTGGCATCACTACCACCAGTTGGACTGCCAGGACCACAACCGGCAAGCATCAAGATCATCGGTAGTGACAAAGCCACCATACAGGGCGCAATGTTGACCCGACACATATCCGTATCATCTGCGTTCATCCGTGCGATCTGCGGTTCAACATTCATCATTGTAAGTGCATCAAAGCGTTGACGATGTGCGAGCGGTCGGCCTCCGTCTGGATCATGTCGTTGACCGTGCGCGCATGGTTCTCCAGTGCGAGGAAAAGGTCCGTGAGCCGCACCAGGCCATGTTCCAGCTCCAAGCGGTAGAGTTCGATCAAGTGTTCCTCACCGGCGGATTGGCGCTGTGTTCCCGCGATCAAGGTGTCAGCTTGGGCCAACGCTTCGCGAAGCTGTGCATGCCGCAGTTGCAGTTGATCCGCGTAGAAGTCTTGATAAGCCGTACGGCTTTTTTCGCGCAGGGCGATACGGTCATGTTGTGTGCGGCGCCGGTTGCCGTCATAGATCGGTACGCTGAGGTTGAGGCCCGCGCTGGCACCGAACCGGTTGGGCACGTCGCGGATCACGACGGCGTTCAGCCCCGCGTCGCCCACGGCGTTCAGACGCGCTCGGTAGTTCAGATCCACGCTGCGGTCGGCGATGTCGTTCGCCAAGCTGTCCACGGCGAATCGCCGCAAACCGGGCGAGGCCGATGGATCGAATGCCACCGGGGGCTGTAAGTTCAACGGGGCAAGTACGACCGTCGCGGTGTCCGCGCTTCCGCAAAGCGTGTTCAATGTCAACAGGTCGTTGCGGAGCAATGCCGTGGCCTTGCTGGCGGCGATGCGTTGTGCTTGCACGGTCACGCGTAGGTTCATCCCGTCGACCTGCTGGTAGATGCCCTGCTCGACAAGGTGCTTCATCACCGCTTCCTCCTCGTCCAGTATGCGGACACGGTCGTGTACGGCGGCCAAGGTGCGCTGATCCGCGTAAGTGTTGATGTACTGCTCCGTCACGCGCTGATGGAGGTCCAGCAACGTTCCTTCCTTCGCGAGCAGAAGCGCATTGCCGCGCAAGGCCACCGGGTCCAAGCCCGCTCGTTTTCGGCCCCCGGTGAAGAGCGGTACCTGTGCGCCGACCACGGCCGAATAAAGGCCACTGTTCGTGATGGCCGGGTCGTAGCCCCAATGGGCGCCGCTCGGGGCATAGAGGAATTGGCCGCTGCCATTGACTTGCGGGCCGAAAACGGCGCGCACTTCGAAACTGTCCAGCGCCAAGGCATCCCGTTGATAGGCTTGGTCTTTCAGAACCGGACTGTTGGTCTCAGCGATGCGGAGGTAGTCGTCCAAGCTGCGCGTCTGCGCGTTAACCGGGGATACCGCGCATGCACACATCATCGCTAGCACAGCCCCGAACGCACCCGCCCCGCAACGCCGGAGAGCGCGCGGGGCGGGATCTGCTTCAGGGATGGACATCGCGTTCAGTCCGTATGCTGAAACCTTAGTCGTTCTCCTCGTCGTTGTCCTGTTCCTCCACCTTTTCCTTGATCACCTGGCCATCGGTAGAGAACACCACTTCCATGGACGTTTCTCCCTTTTCCATGTCCACCTCATAGAAGATGCCTTTTGGGCTTTCAACATGTGAGATGCCCTCCAGTTTTTGGTCCTGGTACTTGGACGCGATCGTGTTGCGCACCGCTTCAGGCAATGCCTCCATCTCGATGTCCTTCTCGGTCTCCATCCATTGGCCCGCAGTGCCATAAGTAGCGCTCATGGCCTCGGCGCCTTGCTTGAAGTTCACCTCGAATTCGGTCATGGTCTCCATTTCCCAACGGGCGTGTTCCGCCTTGGGGAATTGTTTCATGAACGCGGTCTTCACAGGTTGTGGCACATCGGCTTCGCTCACTTTTTGCCCGCAGGCGGTGGCGCTTATGGCCAGCACCGACAAGATCATCAATTGCGTTTTCATGGGATCGGGTTGTTGGTTCGGTACAAAGCACTGACGCGAACCTGTCGAGATCCTGAAGACGTCGTTCAGCCTTTGCGCACAATGATCGCGTGCATCCCGTTCGCCGCCATGTATTCCACACGCAACCCGTTCCGCTCGGCGATCTCCTTCACCATGGAAAGGCCAAGGCCGGGGGAAGTGCTGGAGGGGTCGCCCTTGGCGAAGCGGTCGAAGAGCGAGGCCGGGTCTGCGGAAAGCACGGGGCCGGTGTTGCGCACGGTGATGCTTTCCTGCGTGATGACCACGGAAAGGGAGCCGTCCGGCACGTTGTGCTGTACGGCGTTGCCCAACAAATTGGACACAAGCAATTGCGCCAACACCGGGTGAAGCTTGATCCGACAACGGCCTTCCTCGATGAGTTCCACGGTGAGCAGGCGTTGCGCGATCGGGTCCTTCAACAGCACCAGTTCCTCGCGGAAGACCCTTGACCAATCCACCTCCTGCGGAATGAATACGCCATCGCCCACCTTGGCCAGCGTCAGCATGTCGGAGATCGTGCGGCCCATGCGCTCGCTGGCCGTATACATGCCTTGGATGGTCCCTGCCTCGCGCTCGCCCATGCTTGGGTTTTGGATCAGCTGGTCCAACCTTCCGCGCAGAATGGCCAAGGGGGTGCGCAGCTCATGTGCCGCTTGTTCGGTAAAGCGTTTCTGCGCGGTGAAGTCACGCTGCATGTTGGCCATCATGCCGCCCAATGTGCCCGCCATGCCCGCAAATTCTTCTACGTCCGATGGGGCGAGCATGGGAATGGGCGCATCTGGACGGAAGCGTTCCATGGCCTGCAGGTTGGTATGGAAAGGACGCCACAAGTGCGCGGAGAGCCAGCGGAACAGCAGCAGCGTACACAAGGTGAACAGCACCAGCACCACCGCGATGCTCACCGCAATACCCATCACCAGATCATCCGTCTCCAATTGCGAGCGGCCGATGGTCAGGACCGCCGCACTGCCGTCCGCCTCCTTCGCGGGGAAGCGTCCGATGCGCCAAGGGATGTCCTCCGCATGCAGCGTGTCATAGATCACGGTGTCGGAGAATTGTTCGCCCGCTATCGTTCCGGGTGCTATCCGCAACAGCATATCGGGCGCGGTGATCTCCAGGTCCTGCTCCGAAGCGAGCATCCGATCGCGCACCAGTATGGCATGGTCCTCCAGCGCTTCGTCCACTTCATGCGTCACCGTATGGCGCACCAGCCCATATCCGATGGCGGTGCCGATCACCACCATCGGTAGCGCCAGCAAGGCTTGGTAGAGCGCGGTGCGTTGCAGCAGTTTCATGCACGGTCGCTCATGCGGTAGCCGAGACCATAGACGGTCTTGATCAGGTCGGCGCATTCGTGTGCCGAGAGCTTTTTCCGAAGGTTCTTGACGTGCGCGTAGAGAAAATCGTCCCGGTCCAGGCGCTCCGCAAGATCACCCCACACGTGTTCCAGGATCGCGCTGCGAGAGAGGACGCGGTCCTTGTTCACGGCCAGAAAGTGTAGTAGGTCGAACTCGGTGCCCGTAAGGTCCAAGCGCGTACCCTCGGCTTCCGCCAAACGGTCATCCGGAACGATCCGCAAGGTTCCGATGGTGATGGAGTCCTGTGCCTTGGCCTGTTTGCGTCGCACCAAGGCCCGGAGGCGCGCCACGAGTTCCGGTAAGTGAAAAGGCTTGGGCAAATAATCGTCCGCGCCGAGGTCGAGGCCGCTCACCTTATCGTCCAACGAACCCTTGGCGGAGATGATGATGATGCCGCAGGCGTTGTCGGCCTTGCGCAATGCGCGCACGATGTCGAGCCCGTTCCCCTGGGGTAAAGTGATGTCCACCAGCACCGCGTCGTAGCTGTGCAATTGCGCCTTTTCCATGGCGGAAGGGAAGTCCGTGGCGGATTCCACCAAGTGGCCCTCGTCCTGCAAATACTGCCGGATCGTGCGGCGCAGTTCCGTTTCATCCTCGATGAGGAGCACCTTCATGCGTGCAAGCTATGGAGCGATCCCTGTCGGAAATTTGAAGAGAACCCTAATTCCTGATGGCTGATCGCTAATTCCTGCCAGCGTACTTCGCGCCCTTCTTCGCTGTTTCTTAGGTAGCGCATGAAGTTCCCGATGTCCTTGCTTTCATTCTTGCACTTATAGAAAGCAGCATCGAACTCCTCTTGTGTGATGTGCCTGCTGTCCAATGCTCGGTAGGGCTGTGATCGGGTTTCTCCAATGGAGCCCTTTGAAATGGAAAGGAACTGGCCAAACTCCCGGTTACCATCGCGTTCAAAGCCTTCGGCTATGTTATCCATGCAGGAGCCGGAAGACCGGTTGATCTGATCCTTCAATGCGAAATCCCTTGCGAATGAACCCTTCTGCGTTAACCCCCAGATCCCTTTGCAGAGCAAGCGCGCCTGTTGCCAAATACCGAGATCCTCGAAAGTCGTGATGGTGGCCATGAAGTGCTGGATCAGGAATTAGGAATCAGCAAAATAGCCGATCAACAGGCGAAGCCTATCCAACAGAACCTTCCAGCGATACCGCCAACAACTTCTGCGCTTCCACCGCAAACTCCATCGGCAGCTGGTTCAGCACGTCTTTGCAGTAACCGTTCACGATCAGGCTTACCGCTTTCTCTGGCGGAATGCCGCGCTGGTTGAGATAAAAGAGCTGGTCCTCACCGATCTTGCTGGTTGTCGCCTCGTGTTCCACCATCGCGCTCGGGTTCTCACTTTCGATGTACGGGAAAGTGTGTGCGCCACAGCGGTCGCCGAGCAGGAGTGAATCGCATTGGCTGTAGTTGCGCGCGCCTTTTGCACCCTTGCCGATCTTCACTAAGCCGCGGTAGCTGTTGTTGCTCTGGCCGGCGCTGATGCCCTTGCTGATGATCGTGCTCTTGGTGCCCTTGCCGATGTGGATCATCTTGGTGCCCGTGTCGGCCTGCTGTTTGAACTTGGTGAGCGCCACGCTGTAGAACTCGCCCACGCTGTTGTCGCCCTTCAGCACGCAGCTCGGGTACTTCCAGGTGATGGCGCTGCCGGTCTCGACCTGCGTCCAGCTGATCTTGCTGTTGTCACCCAAGCACATGCCGCGCTTGGTGACGAAGTTGTACACGCCGCCCACGCCGTTCTCATCGCCGGGATACCAGTTCTGCACCGTGCTGTACTTGATCTCAGCGTCCTTCATCGCCACCAGCTCCACTACGGCGGCATGCATCTGGTTCTCGTCGCGCATGGGGGCAGTACAGCCCTCGAGGTAGCTCACGTATCCACCTTCATCGGCGATGAGCAGGGTGCGCTCGAACTGGCCGGTGTTCGCGGAGTTGATACGGAAATAGGTGCTCAGCTCCATCGGGCAGCGCACGCCCGGAGGGATGTAACAGAAGCTACCATCGCTGAAGACCGCGCTGTTGAGCGCTGCATAGAAATTGTCCGTCGGCGGTACCACGCTTCCGAGATATTTGCGCACCAGTTCCGGGTGGTTCTGCACCGCGTCGCTGAAGCTGCTGAAGATGACGCCCTTCTCCTTGAGCGCCGCTTGAAAGGTGGTCTTCACGCTCACGCTGTCGAACACCACGTCCACCGCCACGCCGGCCAAGCGCTTCTGCTCCTGGAGCGATATGCCCAACTTCTCAAAGGTCTTGATCAGCTCCGGGTCGGCCTCGTCCAAGCTGTTCAGCGTGGGCTTCTTCTTAGGTGCGCTGTAGTAGTATGCATCCTGAAAATCCACTGCCGGATAGTTTACGAGGGCCCAGGTCGGCTCGGTCATTTTCAGCCAGTTCCTGTACGCGGCCAAGCGCCATTCCAGCAGCCAAGCGGGTTCGTTCTTCTTGGCGCTGATGAAACGAACAGTGTCCTCGTTCAAGCCCTTCGGGGCCAGTTCGCTTTCAATGTCGGTAACGAAGCCGAACTCGTATTCCTTGTTCGCTACCTCGTGGAGGATGTCGTCTGATTGTGC
Coding sequences:
- a CDS encoding HlyD family efflux transporter periplasmic adaptor subunit, yielding MILMLAGCGPGSPTGGSDATDSRTPVTVTQVRTGSIQNTVTLNATARFMRKNTVRSTVNGRVERANIALGDHVMAGRMLYVLRTKEADALAGMAERDSSFRVKGNIIINAPASGIAVQVDKLLNDYVSDGDQLAVIADANSSIFVMEVPYELVRSVHVGAGCTIALPDSSTVEGVIATPLSVMDAASQTQSWVVKPKGSAVFPEGLTGTVRITVDRHASAQVLPASCVLGNEEMTSFWVMRLANDSTAIKVPVQRSIVTHDSVEVTEPHFATGDRFLLTGGYGLPDTANVIITR
- a CDS encoding TolC family protein, yielding MDDYLRIAETNSPVLKDQAYQRDALALDSFEVRAVFGPQVNGSGQFLYAPSGAHWGYDPAITNSGLYSAVVGAQVPLFTGGRKRAGLDPVALRGNALLLAKEGTLLDLHQRVTEQYINTYADQRTLAAVHDRVRILDEEEAVMKHLVEQGIYQQVDGMNLRVTVQAQRIAASKATALLRNDLLTLNTLCGSADTATVVLAPLNLQPPVAFDPSASPGLRRFAVDSLANDIADRSVDLNYRARLNAVGDAGLNAVVIRDVPNRFGASAGLNLSVPIYDGNRRRTQHDRIALREKSRTAYQDFYADQLQLRHAQLREALAQADTLIAGTQRQSAGEEHLIELYRLELEHGLVRLTDLFLALENHARTVNDMIQTEADRSHIVNALMHLQ
- a CDS encoding PepSY-like domain-containing protein: MKTQLMILSVLAISATACGQKVSEADVPQPVKTAFMKQFPKAEHARWEMETMTEFEVNFKQGAEAMSATYGTAGQWMETEKDIEMEALPEAVRNTIASKYQDQKLEGISHVESPKGIFYEVDMEKGETSMEVVFSTDGQVIKEKVEEQDNDEEND
- a CDS encoding HAMP domain-containing histidine kinase; the encoded protein is MKLLQRTALYQALLALPMVVIGTAIGYGLVRHTVTHEVDEALEDHAILVRDRMLASEQDLEITAPDMLLRIAPGTIAGEQFSDTVIYDTLHAEDIPWRIGRFPAKEADGSAAVLTIGRSQLETDDLVMGIAVSIAVVLVLFTLCTLLLFRWLSAHLWRPFHTNLQAMERFRPDAPIPMLAPSDVEEFAGMAGTLGGMMANMQRDFTAQKRFTEQAAHELRTPLAILRGRLDQLIQNPSMGEREAGTIQGMYTASERMGRTISDMLTLAKVGDGVFIPQEVDWSRVFREELVLLKDPIAQRLLTVELIEEGRCRIKLHPVLAQLLVSNLLGNAVQHNVPDGSLSVVITQESITVRNTGPVLSADPASLFDRFAKGDPSSTSPGLGLSMVKEIAERNGLRVEYMAANGMHAIIVRKG
- a CDS encoding response regulator transcription factor, whose translation is MKVLLIEDETELRRTIRQYLQDEGHLVESATDFPSAMEKAQLHSYDAVLVDITLPQGNGLDIVRALRKADNACGIIIISAKGSLDDKVSGLDLGADDYLPKPFHLPELVARLRALVRRKQAKAQDSITIGTLRIVPDDRLAEAEGTRLDLTGTEFDLLHFLAVNKDRVLSRSAILEHVWGDLAERLDRDDFLYAHVKNLRKKLSAHECADLIKTVYGLGYRMSDRA
- a CDS encoding four helix bundle protein, which gives rise to MATITTFEDLGIWQQARLLCKGIWGLTQKGSFARDFALKDQINRSSGSCMDNIAEGFERDGNREFGQFLSISKGSIGETRSQPYRALDSRHITQEEFDAAFYKCKNESKDIGNFMRYLRNSEEGREVRWQELAISHQELGFSSNFRQGSLHSLHA
- the sufB gene encoding Fe-S cluster assembly protein SufB produces the protein MAQSDDILHEVANKEYEFGFVTDIESELAPKGLNEDTVRFISAKKNEPAWLLEWRLAAYRNWLKMTEPTWALVNYPAVDFQDAYYYSAPKKKPTLNSLDEADPELIKTFEKLGISLQEQKRLAGVAVDVVFDSVSVKTTFQAALKEKGVIFSSFSDAVQNHPELVRKYLGSVVPPTDNFYAALNSAVFSDGSFCYIPPGVRCPMELSTYFRINSANTGQFERTLLIADEGGYVSYLEGCTAPMRDENQMHAAVVELVAMKDAEIKYSTVQNWYPGDENGVGGVYNFVTKRGMCLGDNSKISWTQVETGSAITWKYPSCVLKGDNSVGEFYSVALTKFKQQADTGTKMIHIGKGTKSTIISKGISAGQSNNSYRGLVKIGKGAKGARNYSQCDSLLLGDRCGAHTFPYIESENPSAMVEHEATTSKIGEDQLFYLNQRGIPPEKAVSLIVNGYCKDVLNQLPMEFAVEAQKLLAVSLEGSVG